The proteins below are encoded in one region of Pseudomonadota bacterium:
- a CDS encoding ferrous iron transport protein A: MTLDKLKPGEEAVVKKIRERGVVGQRLMALGLFPGTRIRVLRNAPLVDPLELAFDGQFLSLRHVEAAGIEVEPQ, translated from the coding sequence ATGACGCTTGATAAATTGAAGCCGGGCGAAGAGGCTGTCGTTAAGAAAATCAGGGAGCGCGGGGTTGTCGGACAGCGCCTGATGGCCCTGGGTCTGTTTCCGGGAACCAGAATCCGGGTCCTGCGCAACGCGCCGTTGGTGGATCCTCTGGAGTTGGCTTTTGACGGTCAGTTTCTGTCGTTGCGACACGTCGAGGCGGCCGGCATCGAGGTGGAACCCCAATGA
- a CDS encoding ferrous iron transport protein A — MVLPAASCGKSLRLLHIDAGQGVRSRLAAMGMVPGVEVKVLVNEGRGPLIVTLDGNRIMLGRGMAEKIMVG; from the coding sequence ATGGTGCTGCCGGCGGCGAGTTGCGGTAAGTCTTTGCGATTGTTGCATATTGATGCTGGTCAGGGGGTTCGTTCCCGGCTGGCGGCCATGGGCATGGTGCCTGGCGTGGAAGTCAAGGTCCTGGTCAATGAGGGCCGGGGGCCGCTGATCGTGACCCTTGATGGTAACCGTATCATGCTTGGGCGTGGCATGGCAGAAAAGATCATGGTCGGGTAG